A region of Athene noctua chromosome 10, bAthNoc1.hap1.1, whole genome shotgun sequence DNA encodes the following proteins:
- the ISY1 gene encoding pre-mRNA-splicing factor ISY1 homolog has protein sequence MARNAEKAMTALARFRQAQLEEGKVKERRPFLASECNELPKAEKWRRQIIGEISKKVAQIQNAGLGEFRIRDLNDEINKLLREKGHWEFRIKELGGPDYARIGPKMLDHEGKEVPGNRGYKYFGAAKDLPGVRELFEKEPLPPPRKTRAELMKAIDAEYYGYRDEDDGILEPLEQEHEKKVIAEAVEKWKMEREARLARGEEEEEEEVNIYAVNDDESDEEGGKEKEGEEGQQKFIAHVPVPSQQEIEAALVRRKKMELLQKYASETLMAQSEEAKTLLGL, from the exons ATG gctCGAAACGCGGAAAAGGCCAT gACGGCCTTGGCAAGATTTCGGCAAGCTCAGCTTGAGGAAGGAAAAGTTAAG GAACGAAGACCTTTCCTTGCATCAGAGTGTAATGAATTGCCTAAAGCTGAGAAATGGAGGCGACAG ATCATTGGAGAAATTTCCAAGAAAGTGGCACAGATTCAAAATG CTGGATTGGGTGAATTCAGAATTCGGGACCTGAATGATGAAATAAACAAACTTCTGAGGGAGAAAGGACACTGGGAATTCAGAATAAAGGAGCTAGGAGGTCCTGATTATGCT AGGATTGGACCAAAAATGTTAGATCATGAAGGGAAAGAAGTTCCAGGAAACAGAGGTTACAAATATTTTGGAGCTGCAAAGGATTTACCAGGAGTTAGAGAACTTTTTGAAAAGGAAC CCCTCCCACCACCTCGGAAAACTCGAGCTGAGCTTATGAAAGCCATTGATGCAGAGTACTATGGCTACAGGGATGAAGATGATGGTATTCTGGAGCCACTGGAACAAGAACATGAAAAGAAAG TTATAGCAGAAGCagtggaaaaatggaaaatgGAGAGAGAAGCACGACTTGCAAgaggtgaggaggaagaggaggaggaagtaaACATCTATGCTGTCAATGATGATGAG tctgatgAGGAAGGTGGCAAGGAAAAAGAAGGTGAAGAAGGCCAACAGAAATTTATTGCGCATGTTCCAGTGCCATCTCAACAGGAG ATTGAGGCGGCTCTTGTACGGAGAAAGAAGATGGAGCTTCTCCAGAAGTATGCCAGTGAAACCCTCATGGCACAGAGTGAAGAAGCAAAAACACTTTTAGGATTGTAA
- the LOC141964111 gene encoding haloacid dehalogenase-like hydrolase domain-containing 5 isoform X3 has product MRVKLNKNQVNILPSFGFLFDIDGVLVRGKTPIPAAKTAFQKLVNSQGQFLVPVVFVTNAGNCLRQKKADQLSHLLGVPISQDQVMMSHSPLRMFKRYHEKCVLVSGQGPLLDIAQDLGFCQPITIETLREKHPLLDVVDHERRPNVLYPSAVELPKIEAVVLFGEPVRWETNLQLIIDVLLTSGYPGNPYHHENYPHIPVLACNMDLMWVAEAQSPRFGHGTFMVCLENIYKKITGKDLKYEALMGKPSKLTYQYAEYLIRAQAAERRWKQPIQTLYAVGDNLMTDVYGANLYNRYLEENSRKGSKSRIQAKIAGGRGSAALSQDDDIDNSWENELASAAAAHCRICMNTSKS; this is encoded by the exons ATGCGtgtaaaactgaacaaaaaccAG GTCAACATACTGCcatcttttggttttctttttgacatTGATGGTGTACTGGTACGAGGAAAGACTCCAATTCCTGCTGCAAAAACAGCCTTTCAAAAGCTAGTGAATTCTCAGGGACAGTTCTTGGTGCCTGTAGTATTTGTCACCAATGCAGGGAATTGCCTTCGCCAGAAAAAAGCTGATCAGTTGTCTCATCTACTGGGAGTTCCA ATTTCACAAGATCAAGTGATGATGTCGCACAGTCCTCTGCGGATGTTCAAACGTTATCATGAAAAATGTGTGCTTGTATCTGGACAAGGACCGCTACTTGATATTGCGCAAGa CCTTGGTTTCTGTCAACCTATTACCATTGAAACGTTGCGGGAGAAACACCCTTTGCTAGATGTAGTTGACCATGAGAGAAGACCTAACGTTCTG TACCCCTCTGCTGTGGAGCTTCCCAAGATTGAGG ctgttgttttgtttggggagCCAGTCAGATGGGAAACCAACCTTCAGTTGATAATAGATGTTTTGCTGACAAGTGGCTATCCTGGAAATCCGTACCACCATGAAAATTACCCTCACATTCCTGTACTTGCTTGTAATATGGATCTGATGTGGGTAGCTGAAGCCCAGTCTCCAAG GTTTGGACATGGAACATTCATGGTTTGTTTGGAAAACATTTACAAGAAGATCACTGGCAAAGATCTGAAATATGAAGCCTTAATGGGCAAACCTAGTAAACTGACCTACCAGTATGCAGAATACCTCATCAGGGCTCAGGCAGCAGAGAGGAGATGGAAGCAACCTATTCAGACTCTTTATGCTGTCGG AGATAATCTCATGACTGATGTCTATGGTGCTAACCTTTACAATCGCTATCTTGAAGAGAACTCCAGAAAAGGTTCAAAATCGCGGATTCAGGCCAAAATTGCTGGTGGCAGAGGATCTGCTGCTCTCTCTCAGGATGATGACATAGACAACAGTTGGGAGAATGAATTGGCATCTGCGGCTGCTGCCCACTGTAG aatatgCATGAACACTTCAAAAAGTTAA
- the LOC141964111 gene encoding haloacid dehalogenase-like hydrolase domain-containing 5 isoform X2, with product MRVKLNKNQVNILPSFGFLFDIDGVLVRGKTPIPAAKTAFQKLVNSQGQFLVPVVFVTNAGNCLRQKKADQLSHLLGVPISQDQVMMSHSPLRMFKRYHEKCVLVSGQGPLLDIAQDLGFCQPITIETLREKHPLLDVVDHERRPNVLYPSAVELPKIEAVVLFGEPVRWETNLQLIIDVLLTSGYPGNPYHHENYPHIPVLACNMDLMWVAEAQSPRFGHGTFMVCLENIYKKITGKDLKYEALMGKPSKLTYQYAEYLIRAQAAERRWKQPIQTLYAVGDNLMTDVYGANLYNRYLEENSRKGSKSRIQAKIAGGRGSAALSQDDDIDNSWENELASAAAAHCRSVLVCTGVYNPHTEVPLDTRESITEAVFHGHRDFRFDPGLVEPDHIVPDVDAAVDLVFQLENFAPN from the exons ATGCGtgtaaaactgaacaaaaaccAG GTCAACATACTGCcatcttttggttttctttttgacatTGATGGTGTACTGGTACGAGGAAAGACTCCAATTCCTGCTGCAAAAACAGCCTTTCAAAAGCTAGTGAATTCTCAGGGACAGTTCTTGGTGCCTGTAGTATTTGTCACCAATGCAGGGAATTGCCTTCGCCAGAAAAAAGCTGATCAGTTGTCTCATCTACTGGGAGTTCCA ATTTCACAAGATCAAGTGATGATGTCGCACAGTCCTCTGCGGATGTTCAAACGTTATCATGAAAAATGTGTGCTTGTATCTGGACAAGGACCGCTACTTGATATTGCGCAAGa CCTTGGTTTCTGTCAACCTATTACCATTGAAACGTTGCGGGAGAAACACCCTTTGCTAGATGTAGTTGACCATGAGAGAAGACCTAACGTTCTG TACCCCTCTGCTGTGGAGCTTCCCAAGATTGAGG ctgttgttttgtttggggagCCAGTCAGATGGGAAACCAACCTTCAGTTGATAATAGATGTTTTGCTGACAAGTGGCTATCCTGGAAATCCGTACCACCATGAAAATTACCCTCACATTCCTGTACTTGCTTGTAATATGGATCTGATGTGGGTAGCTGAAGCCCAGTCTCCAAG GTTTGGACATGGAACATTCATGGTTTGTTTGGAAAACATTTACAAGAAGATCACTGGCAAAGATCTGAAATATGAAGCCTTAATGGGCAAACCTAGTAAACTGACCTACCAGTATGCAGAATACCTCATCAGGGCTCAGGCAGCAGAGAGGAGATGGAAGCAACCTATTCAGACTCTTTATGCTGTCGG AGATAATCTCATGACTGATGTCTATGGTGCTAACCTTTACAATCGCTATCTTGAAGAGAACTCCAGAAAAGGTTCAAAATCGCGGATTCAGGCCAAAATTGCTGGTGGCAGAGGATCTGCTGCTCTCTCTCAGGATGATGACATAGACAACAGTTGGGAGAATGAATTGGCATCTGCGGCTGCTGCCCACTGTAGGTCTGTTCTTGTTTGTACCGGGGTTTACAACCCTCACACCGAGGTACCCCTGGATACCAGGGAGAGCATCACAGAAGCAGTGTTCCATGGCCACAGGGATTTTAGATTTGATCCTGGTTTGGTAGAACCAGATCATATTGTACCAGATGTTGATGCTGCCGTAGACCTGGTCTTCCAGCTGGAGAACTTTGCACCTAATTGA
- the LOC141964111 gene encoding haloacid dehalogenase-like hydrolase domain-containing 5 isoform X1 codes for MRRALPPLRALLRAGGAGRLPALSGLCGAPAAQGSGGSEVNILPSFGFLFDIDGVLVRGKTPIPAAKTAFQKLVNSQGQFLVPVVFVTNAGNCLRQKKADQLSHLLGVPISQDQVMMSHSPLRMFKRYHEKCVLVSGQGPLLDIAQDLGFCQPITIETLREKHPLLDVVDHERRPNVLYPSAVELPKIEAVVLFGEPVRWETNLQLIIDVLLTSGYPGNPYHHENYPHIPVLACNMDLMWVAEAQSPRFGHGTFMVCLENIYKKITGKDLKYEALMGKPSKLTYQYAEYLIRAQAAERRWKQPIQTLYAVGDNLMTDVYGANLYNRYLEENSRKGSKSRIQAKIAGGRGSAALSQDDDIDNSWENELASAAAAHCRSVLVCTGVYNPHTEVPLDTRESITEAVFHGHRDFRFDPGLVEPDHIVPDVDAAVDLVFQLENFAPN; via the exons ATgcgccgggcgctgccgccgctccgcgccctcctcagggccggcggcgcggggcggctccCGGCGCTCAGCGGGCTCTGCGGCGCGCCGGCGGCCCAGGGGAGCGGCGGCAGCGAG GTCAACATACTGCcatcttttggttttctttttgacatTGATGGTGTACTGGTACGAGGAAAGACTCCAATTCCTGCTGCAAAAACAGCCTTTCAAAAGCTAGTGAATTCTCAGGGACAGTTCTTGGTGCCTGTAGTATTTGTCACCAATGCAGGGAATTGCCTTCGCCAGAAAAAAGCTGATCAGTTGTCTCATCTACTGGGAGTTCCA ATTTCACAAGATCAAGTGATGATGTCGCACAGTCCTCTGCGGATGTTCAAACGTTATCATGAAAAATGTGTGCTTGTATCTGGACAAGGACCGCTACTTGATATTGCGCAAGa CCTTGGTTTCTGTCAACCTATTACCATTGAAACGTTGCGGGAGAAACACCCTTTGCTAGATGTAGTTGACCATGAGAGAAGACCTAACGTTCTG TACCCCTCTGCTGTGGAGCTTCCCAAGATTGAGG ctgttgttttgtttggggagCCAGTCAGATGGGAAACCAACCTTCAGTTGATAATAGATGTTTTGCTGACAAGTGGCTATCCTGGAAATCCGTACCACCATGAAAATTACCCTCACATTCCTGTACTTGCTTGTAATATGGATCTGATGTGGGTAGCTGAAGCCCAGTCTCCAAG GTTTGGACATGGAACATTCATGGTTTGTTTGGAAAACATTTACAAGAAGATCACTGGCAAAGATCTGAAATATGAAGCCTTAATGGGCAAACCTAGTAAACTGACCTACCAGTATGCAGAATACCTCATCAGGGCTCAGGCAGCAGAGAGGAGATGGAAGCAACCTATTCAGACTCTTTATGCTGTCGG AGATAATCTCATGACTGATGTCTATGGTGCTAACCTTTACAATCGCTATCTTGAAGAGAACTCCAGAAAAGGTTCAAAATCGCGGATTCAGGCCAAAATTGCTGGTGGCAGAGGATCTGCTGCTCTCTCTCAGGATGATGACATAGACAACAGTTGGGAGAATGAATTGGCATCTGCGGCTGCTGCCCACTGTAGGTCTGTTCTTGTTTGTACCGGGGTTTACAACCCTCACACCGAGGTACCCCTGGATACCAGGGAGAGCATCACAGAAGCAGTGTTCCATGGCCACAGGGATTTTAGATTTGATCCTGGTTTGGTAGAACCAGATCATATTGTACCAGATGTTGATGCTGCCGTAGACCTGGTCTTCCAGCTGGAGAACTTTGCACCTAATTGA